A single window of Bradyrhizobium daqingense DNA harbors:
- a CDS encoding DUF6719 family protein, with protein MQLRRATCLSLLISLALASTAHAATVGREQDIVDLKLGQRVLVDDGTCPAGQVKEVRGAKMTDKGVSRTSACVPRYGPKTK; from the coding sequence ATGCAGCTGCGCCGCGCGACTTGCCTGTCTCTCCTGATCTCCCTCGCGCTCGCCTCGACGGCGCACGCAGCAACGGTCGGCCGCGAGCAGGACATCGTCGACCTCAAGCTTGGCCAGCGCGTGCTCGTAGATGACGGAACCTGCCCCGCAGGTCAGGTCAAGGAAGTGCGCGGCGCGAAGATGACCGACAAGGGCGTGTCGCGGACCAGCGCCTGCGTGCCGCGCTACGGTCCGAAAACCAAATGA
- a CDS encoding PLP-dependent aminotransferase family protein yields MQKIPTNSLPPAKAASLSKPELPLDLTGPHITADASAGHRLYQALCEMIVSGLVRPGEPLPPTRTLAKQTGFRRNAVVTAYERLIADGFAEARVGSGTFVAARIPARAAEAKAPKAVIEAPRQGAFALGCTHIDERAVQRFRAFVGRRMRAFGSEHLHYGDPRGSRELRAAIADHLLSARGLRCDPEQIMLTSGTLHALRIVLSAILKAGDRVWCEDPGYPIVRRTIAQCGYRIVPIPVDAQGLHVAKGRAMASSARAAYVTPSHQFPLGVQMSMPRRLELLDWAKQAGAFVLEDDYDSEFRYDGAPLMSLAGIDHLQRVIYMGTFAKTLFPGLRIGYCALPERLIGNVTAARAALDRFPGTLMEGAVADMLNSGAFAANLKRTRKLYREARDALAATLETRSDGALSVPVPSQGLHLVARFDRAVDPRVAAEVKQAAGAEGWLLADTYSRARPLPGFVLGFSGHAVPQLIASAERLARESRSAQSAGSKSSRRA; encoded by the coding sequence ATGCAAAAAATTCCGACCAATTCTCTGCCGCCGGCCAAGGCCGCTTCTCTGTCGAAGCCCGAGCTGCCGCTCGACCTGACCGGTCCGCACATCACGGCGGACGCCTCCGCCGGGCACCGGCTTTATCAGGCCCTATGCGAGATGATCGTGTCCGGTCTCGTCCGGCCCGGTGAGCCGCTCCCGCCGACGCGGACATTGGCCAAGCAAACGGGCTTCCGCCGCAACGCCGTCGTCACTGCCTATGAACGGCTGATTGCCGACGGTTTTGCCGAGGCAAGAGTCGGCTCCGGCACCTTCGTCGCAGCGCGGATTCCGGCGCGCGCGGCCGAGGCGAAGGCGCCCAAGGCCGTGATCGAAGCACCGCGGCAGGGCGCATTCGCGCTCGGCTGCACCCATATCGACGAGCGCGCCGTGCAGCGGTTCCGCGCTTTCGTCGGCCGCCGCATGCGCGCATTCGGGTCCGAGCATCTGCACTATGGCGATCCCCGCGGCAGCCGCGAGCTGCGCGCGGCGATTGCCGATCACCTGCTGTCGGCGCGAGGCCTGCGCTGCGACCCCGAGCAGATCATGCTCACGTCAGGCACGCTGCACGCGCTGCGCATCGTGCTGAGCGCGATCCTGAAGGCCGGCGACCGGGTCTGGTGCGAAGACCCAGGTTATCCCATCGTGCGCCGGACGATCGCCCAATGCGGATATCGCATCGTGCCCATCCCCGTCGACGCGCAAGGCCTGCACGTGGCCAAGGGCCGCGCTATGGCGTCGTCTGCGCGCGCAGCCTATGTCACGCCGTCGCACCAGTTTCCGCTGGGAGTCCAGATGTCGATGCCACGGCGGCTCGAGCTGCTGGACTGGGCCAAGCAGGCCGGCGCCTTCGTGCTGGAGGATGATTACGACAGCGAGTTCCGCTACGACGGCGCGCCGCTGATGTCGCTGGCCGGCATCGATCACCTGCAGCGCGTGATCTACATGGGCACCTTCGCCAAGACCCTGTTTCCGGGCCTGCGCATCGGCTATTGCGCCCTGCCCGAGCGCCTGATCGGGAACGTCACCGCCGCGCGCGCCGCGCTCGACCGCTTTCCCGGCACGCTGATGGAAGGTGCCGTGGCCGACATGCTCAATTCCGGCGCCTTCGCGGCGAACCTCAAGCGCACGCGCAAGCTCTATCGCGAGGCGCGTGATGCCCTGGCCGCGACGCTGGAGACCAGATCCGACGGCGCACTATCGGTGCCGGTGCCGTCGCAAGGGTTGCACCTCGTCGCCCGGTTCGATCGCGCAGTCGATCCGCGGGTGGCGGCAGAGGTGAAGCAGGCGGCTGGTGCAGAGGGCTGGCTCCTGGCCGACACCTATTCACGCGCACGCCCCCTGCCCGGCTTCGTGCTGGGATTTTCGGGCCACGCGGTTCCGCAATTGATCGCCTCGGCTGAACGGCTGGCGCGGGAATCGCGCTCAGCCCAAAGTGCCGGAAGCAAATCGTCCCGGCGGGCGTGA
- a CDS encoding pyridoxamine 5'-phosphate oxidase family protein: MSQVEISNSYPTSARNQVKRRHDRGFYDHATVHRILDSSMLCHVSYVIDGQPYCTPTFFWREGTKLYWHGSSASRMLRSQTRGERVCLTVAHLDSLVLARCGFNHSADYRAVMAFGTAYLVTDPEEKERAVIAMVDRFFPGRTAGLRQSTAQEIKATSFIAMEIEEASAKIRAKGVADDDEDYELPVYAERIPVRTVLGAPEPCPRLLDGVSRPATLDGYSEGRLLEDALRDAYFVEYPNG; this comes from the coding sequence GTGAGCCAGGTTGAGATTTCGAATTCCTATCCGACGTCAGCCCGTAACCAAGTGAAGCGGCGTCACGACCGTGGCTTCTACGATCACGCGACCGTTCACCGCATCCTGGATTCCTCGATGCTGTGCCACGTCTCCTACGTGATCGACGGCCAGCCCTATTGCACGCCGACCTTCTTTTGGCGCGAAGGCACGAAGCTGTACTGGCACGGGAGCAGCGCCAGCCGCATGCTGCGCAGCCAGACCAGAGGCGAGCGCGTCTGTTTGACGGTCGCCCATCTCGACAGTCTCGTGCTGGCGCGCTGCGGCTTCAACCATTCCGCCGACTACCGCGCGGTGATGGCATTCGGCACCGCCTATCTCGTCACCGATCCCGAAGAGAAGGAGCGTGCGGTGATCGCGATGGTCGACCGCTTTTTCCCGGGCCGCACCGCGGGCCTGCGCCAGAGCACTGCGCAGGAGATCAAGGCGACCTCCTTCATCGCGATGGAGATCGAGGAGGCCTCGGCCAAGATCCGCGCCAAGGGCGTGGCAGACGACGACGAGGACTACGAATTGCCTGTTTATGCCGAGCGCATCCCGGTGCGCACCGTGCTCGGCGCGCCCGAGCCGTGTCCGCGCCTGCTCGACGGCGTCAGCCGTCCTGCGACGCTGGATGGCTATTCGGAAGGCCGACTGCTCGAAGATGCATTGCGGGATGCGTATTTTGTGGAGTACCCGAACGGCTGA
- a CDS encoding ArgE/DapE family deacylase: protein MNAEMQQRILDAVDAGFEAQLATTRDFVAIPSTRGAEGPCQDMIGDLLRERGYEVDDWHINVDDLKDLRGFGPIEHDFSKARSVVGTYRPQTSAGKSLILQGHSDVVPAGPLDLWETPPFSPVIKDGKMFGRGACDMKSGTIGALYALDAIKAAGLKPTARIHFQSVIEEESTGVGALSTLQRGYRADACFIPEPTGGKMVRSQVGVIWFRLRVKGHPTHVAFAGSGANAIMAAYHLIQALQKLEIEWNERAKADRHFKTLNHPINFNPGIIKGGDWASSVPAWCDVDCRIAVLPGWSIADHQKEIMACVAAAARNHRFLANNPPEIEWSGFLSEGYELTDAAAPEAAFGKAFNKVYGGAVEDLVFTALTDTRFYGLNHGIPSLCFGASGGEMHGFNEYVDLDSLKKTTKAMALFVAEWCGVEKA, encoded by the coding sequence ATGAATGCCGAAATGCAGCAGAGGATTCTCGACGCCGTCGACGCCGGCTTCGAAGCCCAGCTGGCGACCACGCGAGATTTCGTCGCGATCCCCTCGACCCGCGGGGCCGAGGGACCGTGCCAGGACATGATCGGCGACCTCCTGCGCGAGCGCGGCTACGAGGTCGACGACTGGCACATCAATGTCGACGACCTCAAGGATCTGCGCGGCTTCGGCCCGATCGAGCACGATTTCTCCAAGGCGCGTTCCGTGGTGGGGACCTACCGTCCGCAAACCAGCGCTGGCAAATCGCTGATCCTCCAGGGCCACTCCGACGTGGTGCCGGCAGGTCCGCTGGATTTGTGGGAGACGCCACCGTTCTCGCCCGTCATCAAGGACGGCAAGATGTTCGGTCGCGGCGCCTGCGATATGAAGTCGGGCACGATCGGCGCGCTCTATGCGCTGGATGCGATCAAGGCGGCGGGCTTGAAGCCGACGGCGCGGATCCACTTCCAATCCGTGATCGAGGAGGAGAGCACCGGCGTCGGCGCACTCTCGACGCTGCAGCGCGGTTATCGCGCCGACGCCTGCTTCATTCCCGAGCCGACCGGCGGCAAGATGGTGCGCTCGCAGGTCGGTGTGATCTGGTTCCGCCTGCGTGTGAAAGGGCACCCGACCCACGTGGCTTTCGCCGGCTCAGGTGCGAATGCGATCATGGCCGCCTATCATCTGATTCAGGCCCTGCAAAAGCTCGAGATCGAATGGAACGAGCGCGCGAAAGCCGATCGGCACTTCAAGACGCTCAACCATCCCATCAACTTCAACCCCGGCATCATCAAGGGCGGCGACTGGGCCTCCAGCGTCCCGGCCTGGTGCGACGTCGATTGCCGGATTGCCGTGTTGCCGGGCTGGTCGATCGCCGATCACCAGAAGGAGATCATGGCTTGCGTCGCGGCCGCTGCGCGCAACCACCGCTTCCTGGCCAACAACCCGCCTGAGATCGAATGGTCGGGCTTCCTGTCGGAAGGGTATGAACTAACCGACGCTGCCGCACCGGAGGCTGCGTTCGGCAAGGCCTTCAACAAAGTCTATGGCGGCGCAGTCGAAGACCTCGTGTTCACCGCGCTCACCGATACCCGGTTCTACGGCCTCAATCACGGCATCCCGAGCCTGTGCTTCGGTGCGAGCGGCGGCGAGATGCACGGCTTCAACGAATATGTCGACCTGGACTCGCTGAAGAAGACGACCAAGGCGATGGCGCTGTTCGTCGCGGAATGGTGCGGCGTGGAGAAGGCGTAG
- a CDS encoding alpha/beta hydrolase produces MRDWDDAYANSAHIPGSDKMPALWAERAAAYRAGLKDFRADIAYGATERQRLDLVLPDGDSKGLVVFVHGGYWMRFDKSTWTDLAEGARHHGWTVCLPSYTLTPAARISDITAEITTAIAKAASLVAGPIRLAGHSAGGHLVTRMLCNDGRLEPAVYDRIAGTLSISGLHDLRPLLKTKMNETLRMTMEEATLESAVLHLPRGASPVTAWVGGSERPEFIRQSDLIANVWTGFDVPTRLVVDPGLNHFTVIDGLKDPSSPITARLIGLD; encoded by the coding sequence ATGCGCGATTGGGATGACGCTTATGCCAATTCGGCCCATATCCCGGGCTCGGACAAGATGCCGGCGCTGTGGGCGGAGCGAGCAGCGGCCTATCGTGCCGGGCTGAAAGATTTTCGTGCGGACATCGCCTATGGCGCCACCGAGCGCCAGCGCCTCGACCTGGTCCTGCCGGACGGTGACAGCAAGGGCCTCGTCGTCTTTGTGCATGGCGGCTATTGGATGCGCTTCGACAAATCGACCTGGACAGATCTGGCCGAAGGCGCGCGCCACCATGGCTGGACGGTTTGCTTGCCGAGCTACACGTTGACGCCGGCCGCGCGTATCTCCGACATCACGGCCGAGATCACAACTGCGATTGCCAAGGCGGCTTCGCTGGTCGCGGGGCCGATCCGGCTCGCCGGCCATTCCGCCGGCGGGCATCTTGTCACGCGCATGCTGTGCAACGACGGCCGGCTCGAGCCCGCCGTCTACGATCGCATCGCCGGCACGCTCTCGATCAGCGGCCTGCATGATCTGCGTCCGCTGCTCAAGACGAAAATGAACGAGACGCTGCGCATGACCATGGAGGAGGCGACGCTGGAAAGCGCGGTGCTGCATCTGCCGCGCGGAGCTTCGCCTGTGACCGCCTGGGTCGGCGGCAGCGAACGCCCGGAGTTCATCCGCCAGTCCGACCTGATTGCCAATGTCTGGACCGGTTTCGACGTGCCGACGCGCCTCGTCGTCGATCCCGGGCTCAACCATTTTACGGTGATCGATGGGCTCAAGGACCCATCGTCGCCGATCACTGCGCGCCTGATCGGCCTCGATTGA
- the kynA gene encoding tryptophan 2,3-dioxygenase produces MTSSDYDPAREGAETDFARRMSYGDYLALDAILGAQHPLSEAHDEMLFIIQHQTTELWMRLAIHELSAARRAIARDEVQPAMKMLARVSRIFEQLNGAWDVLRTMTPSEYTRFRSQLGQSSGFQSRQYRLIEFLLGNRNHAMLKPHAHDVETTKLLEAELATPSLYDEVLRLADRHGLKMPAAVLSRDVRETHGFNEGVLQAWRIVYEAPETHWMLYELAEKLVDFEDYFRRWRFNHVTTVERVIGFKRGTGGTGGVSYLKRMLEIELFPELWRVRTIL; encoded by the coding sequence ATGACGTCCAGCGATTACGATCCTGCAAGAGAAGGCGCCGAGACCGATTTCGCCCGGCGCATGTCCTATGGCGATTATCTGGCGCTTGATGCGATCCTCGGAGCGCAGCATCCGCTCTCGGAAGCGCATGACGAGATGCTGTTCATCATCCAGCATCAGACCACGGAGCTGTGGATGCGCCTTGCCATCCACGAGCTCAGCGCCGCGCGCCGCGCCATCGCGCGGGACGAAGTGCAGCCCGCGATGAAGATGCTGGCGCGGGTGTCGCGCATTTTCGAGCAGCTCAACGGCGCCTGGGACGTGCTGCGGACCATGACGCCGAGCGAATATACCCGCTTCCGTTCGCAGCTCGGTCAGTCCTCGGGGTTTCAGTCGCGCCAGTATCGGCTGATCGAATTTCTGCTCGGCAACCGCAACCATGCCATGCTCAAGCCGCACGCCCACGATGTGGAGACGACAAAATTGCTCGAAGCCGAGCTCGCGACGCCCAGCCTCTACGACGAGGTGCTGCGGCTGGCGGACCGCCACGGGCTCAAGATGCCTGCGGCCGTGCTGTCGCGCGACGTCCGCGAGACCCATGGCTTCAATGAGGGTGTGCTGCAGGCTTGGCGTATCGTCTACGAGGCGCCGGAGACGCATTGGATGCTCTATGAGCTTGCCGAGAAGCTGGTCGATTTCGAGGACTATTTCCGGCGCTGGCGCTTCAACCATGTGACGACGGTCGAGCGCGTGATCGGCTTCAAGCGCGGCACCGGCGGCACCGGCGGCGTCAGCTATCTCAAACGGATGCTGGAGATCGAGCTGTTTCCCGAGCTCTGGCGCGTGCGTACCATTCTCTAA
- the kynU gene encoding kynureninase, with protein sequence MTQLRVYDDTRALFHLPDGVIYLDGNSLGALPSGVAERVNRVITDEWGNELIRAWNTAGWYAQPRHVGDRIARLIGAKAGSVMVGDTLSLKVYQALAAALDMNASRKVVLSDTGNFPTDLYMAEGLIQTLGRGHQLRLVAPEEIEAMLSEEIAVLYITEVDYRTGRRHDMAKLTAKAHALGIVTVWDLAHSAGALPVDLSGCGADFAAGCTYKYLNAGPGAPAFLYVAPRHADGARAALSGWMGHAKPFAFELAYAAAGGVERMRVGTPPVLAMAALEASLDIWDGVDIAEVRARSLALGDLLIAEVERRCPSLRLVTPRAHECRGSQVSFSFDGGYAAMQALIARGVIGDFRAPDIMRFGITPLYVGEDEIVRAAEIIEEVITGEMWRRPEYQVVNAVT encoded by the coding sequence ATGACCCAGCTTCGCGTCTATGACGACACCAGGGCGTTGTTCCATCTGCCTGACGGCGTGATCTATCTCGACGGCAATTCGCTCGGTGCGCTGCCATCAGGCGTTGCCGAGCGCGTCAACCGCGTCATCACCGATGAATGGGGCAATGAGCTGATCCGCGCCTGGAACACCGCGGGCTGGTATGCCCAGCCGCGCCATGTCGGCGATCGCATCGCGCGGCTGATCGGCGCTAAAGCCGGCTCCGTGATGGTCGGCGACACGCTGTCGCTCAAGGTCTATCAGGCGCTCGCGGCCGCGCTCGACATGAATGCCTCTCGCAAGGTGGTCCTATCGGATACCGGCAATTTTCCGACGGACCTCTACATGGCCGAAGGCCTGATCCAAACGCTGGGGCGGGGCCATCAATTGCGCCTGGTAGCGCCGGAGGAGATCGAGGCCATGCTCTCGGAGGAGATCGCCGTCCTCTACATCACCGAGGTCGACTATCGCACCGGCCGCCGCCACGACATGGCGAAGCTCACCGCCAAAGCGCACGCACTCGGCATCGTCACGGTCTGGGATCTCGCGCACTCCGCCGGCGCGCTGCCGGTCGATCTCTCTGGCTGCGGCGCCGATTTCGCCGCCGGCTGCACCTACAAATATCTCAACGCCGGTCCCGGCGCGCCCGCTTTCCTCTACGTCGCGCCACGCCATGCCGACGGCGCGCGTGCCGCTCTGTCCGGATGGATGGGGCACGCAAAGCCGTTCGCATTCGAGCTCGCTTATGCCGCGGCCGGTGGCGTCGAGCGCATGCGCGTCGGCACACCTCCGGTGCTGGCGATGGCGGCGCTGGAGGCCTCGCTCGACATCTGGGACGGGGTCGATATTGCCGAGGTCCGTGCGCGTTCGCTGGCGCTCGGCGATCTCCTGATCGCCGAGGTCGAGCGCCGTTGTCCATCCTTGAGGCTGGTCACACCACGCGCGCATGAATGTCGCGGCTCGCAAGTCTCCTTCAGCTTCGACGGCGGCTACGCCGCCATGCAGGCGCTGATCGCCCGCGGCGTCATCGGCGATTTCCGGGCGCCAGACATCATGCGCTTCGGCATCACGCCACTGTATGTCGGAGAGGATGAGATCGTGCGCGCCGCCGAGATCATCGAGGAGGTGATCACGGGCGAGATGTGGCGTCGCCCAGAATACCAGGTCGTGAACGCGGTGACGTGA
- a CDS encoding cobalamin-binding protein: MRHFPPRRIVCLTEETVETLYLLGEQDRIVGVSGYAVRPPQVRREKPRVSAFVSADIPKILALEPELVLAFSDLQAGIVADLVRAGIDVHVFNQRDLAGIMAMIRTLGALVGAAERAEDLARSLEQRLAAIAATPRPSRPRVYFEEWDDPLISGIGWVSELIEIAGGTDVFPELRSRQAAKDRIVSENAVREAAPDVILASWCGKKVVPARIKQRDGWSDIPAVRDDRIVEIKSPIILQPGPAALTDGLDAIVTALWGEHG, translated from the coding sequence ATGCGCCACTTCCCACCCCGCCGCATCGTCTGCCTGACTGAAGAGACGGTCGAAACGCTCTATCTGCTCGGCGAGCAGGACCGTATCGTCGGCGTCTCCGGCTATGCCGTCCGTCCGCCCCAGGTGCGGCGGGAGAAGCCGCGGGTGTCGGCCTTCGTCTCGGCGGACATCCCGAAGATCCTGGCGCTGGAACCCGAGCTGGTGCTGGCCTTTTCCGATCTCCAAGCCGGCATCGTCGCCGACCTCGTCCGCGCCGGCATTGATGTTCACGTCTTCAATCAGCGCGACCTCGCCGGAATCATGGCCATGATCCGCACGCTCGGTGCGCTGGTCGGCGCGGCCGAGCGCGCGGAGGACCTCGCTCGGAGTCTCGAACAGCGCCTCGCCGCGATCGCGGCAACGCCTCGCCCCTCCCGCCCAAGAGTCTATTTCGAGGAATGGGACGATCCGTTGATCTCGGGCATCGGCTGGGTGTCCGAGCTGATCGAGATCGCGGGCGGCACGGATGTGTTTCCGGAGCTGCGATCACGACAGGCCGCGAAAGACCGCATCGTCTCGGAGAACGCCGTGCGCGAGGCCGCGCCCGATGTGATCCTCGCGTCATGGTGCGGCAAGAAGGTCGTTCCTGCCCGCATCAAGCAGCGTGACGGGTGGAGCGACATTCCGGCCGTGCGCGACGATCGTATCGTCGAGATCAAGTCGCCGATCATCCTGCAGCCAGGACCGGCGGCGCTGACCGACGGGCTCGATGCGATCGTGACGGCGCTGTGGGGTGAGCACGGATAG
- a CDS encoding PaaI family thioesterase: protein MTPLEKLQAMKMPFAELKGVEFIEAEKDRVVARMTVRPDLCTLHHTIHGGAVMALADSVGAAATVLNLPEDAKGTTTLESKTNFLGGAKEGTIIIATATPVHRGRRTQVWTTRLETEDGKLVAVVTQTQLVL, encoded by the coding sequence ATGACGCCGCTCGAAAAACTTCAAGCGATGAAGATGCCGTTTGCCGAGCTCAAGGGCGTCGAGTTCATCGAGGCCGAGAAGGACCGTGTGGTGGCGCGAATGACGGTCCGGCCCGACCTCTGCACGCTTCATCACACCATCCATGGCGGCGCGGTGATGGCGCTGGCCGATTCCGTTGGAGCGGCTGCGACCGTGCTCAATCTGCCTGAGGACGCCAAGGGCACCACGACGCTGGAGAGCAAGACCAACTTCCTCGGCGGGGCCAAGGAAGGAACCATCATCATTGCCACTGCGACCCCGGTCCACCGGGGCCGTCGGACCCAGGTCTGGACCACCCGGCTGGAAACGGAGGACGGCAAGCTGGTCGCCGTGGTGACCCAGACCCAACTGGTCTTGTAA
- a CDS encoding GNAT family N-acetyltransferase — protein MVLEETVRTAPGYVRTLSQQEELPLLRDHLLRLDAGSRHDRFNGFLDDSFIERYAARCAEDGTVIVAYIVDGMVRGAAELHPPEGDSLPEVAFSVEASARRQGVGTVLFRRLIAEARWKGYKALRITTGAENHAMRALARKFGAHLQFRHGESTGTIDLAKTPEAELADLAASPFTAGRALLSLNSTCWKIISSMYGNRAA, from the coding sequence GTGGTACTTGAAGAGACCGTCCGCACCGCCCCCGGCTACGTGCGGACCCTGAGCCAGCAGGAAGAATTGCCGCTTCTGCGCGATCACCTGCTGAGGCTCGATGCCGGCAGCCGGCACGACCGTTTCAACGGTTTTCTCGACGACAGCTTCATCGAGCGTTACGCCGCCCGTTGCGCCGAAGATGGTACCGTGATCGTCGCCTACATCGTCGATGGCATGGTCCGCGGTGCGGCCGAGCTGCATCCGCCGGAGGGCGATTCGCTGCCCGAGGTCGCCTTCAGTGTGGAGGCCTCAGCGCGCCGCCAAGGCGTCGGCACCGTACTGTTCCGCCGCCTGATCGCGGAAGCGCGCTGGAAGGGCTACAAGGCCCTGCGCATCACCACCGGCGCGGAGAACCACGCGATGCGGGCGCTCGCCAGGAAGTTCGGCGCGCATCTGCAATTCCGGCACGGAGAATCGACCGGCACGATCGATCTCGCCAAGACGCCCGAAGCCGAGCTCGCCGATCTCGCGGCCTCGCCGTTCACGGCGGGCCGGGCCTTGCTCAGCCTCAATTCGACCTGCTGGAAGATCATCTCCAGCATGTACGGCAATCGCGCCGCGTGA
- a CDS encoding DUF2161 domain-containing phosphodiesterase, producing METALYLPVKRFLEELGFTVKGEIGGCDLVGLSAGDPPVVVIGELKLAFNLELILQAVDRAPAGDEVWIAAKMSARGKGRESDARYRNLCRRLGFGMLGVTDRGQVEVLVKPPTAAPRREPKVRSRLVAEHQRRQGDPVLGGSTRSPIMTAYRQQALACASALADGPRRVSELRERCPDAGKILLNNVYGWFARAERGIYGLTEAGQAALKRWPQQRVEAGAGVASPP from the coding sequence TTGGAAACCGCGCTTTATCTGCCCGTCAAACGCTTCCTCGAAGAGCTCGGTTTCACGGTCAAGGGCGAGATCGGCGGCTGCGATCTCGTCGGCCTCAGCGCTGGCGACCCGCCTGTCGTGGTGATCGGCGAGCTCAAGCTCGCCTTCAATCTGGAGCTGATCCTCCAAGCCGTCGACCGCGCGCCGGCCGGCGACGAGGTCTGGATTGCCGCGAAGATGTCGGCCCGCGGCAAGGGACGCGAGAGCGATGCACGCTACCGCAATCTCTGCCGCCGCCTCGGCTTCGGCATGCTCGGGGTCACCGATCGCGGCCAGGTCGAGGTGCTGGTGAAACCGCCGACGGCGGCGCCGCGCCGCGAGCCGAAGGTGCGCTCCCGCCTCGTCGCCGAACACCAAAGGCGTCAGGGCGATCCCGTGCTCGGCGGCAGCACCCGGTCACCGATCATGACGGCCTATCGGCAGCAGGCGCTGGCCTGTGCCTCGGCACTCGCCGACGGTCCGAGGCGCGTGAGCGAGCTGCGCGAGCGCTGCCCCGATGCAGGCAAGATCTTGCTTAATAATGTGTATGGCTGGTTCGCGCGGGCCGAACGGGGAATCTACGGCCTGACCGAGGCGGGACAGGCGGCCTTAAAACGCTGGCCGCAGCAACGGGTTGAGGCCGGTGCAGGTGTCGCGTCACCGCCATGA
- a CDS encoding SDR family oxidoreductase has product MQGKVLVVTGARGALGKVVVEIAKSRGARVAGIDHAPSQEPATPENVEIGGVDLSEAAQAKTAVEAAVKHFGKLDALINIAGGFSFETVGDGDVATWQRMHALNVLTALNTCRAALPHLAASSAGRIVNIGAMGALQAGSGMGPYAASKAGVHRLTEALANEWKGKVTVNAVLPSIIDTKANRADMPKADFSKWVTPQELVEVILFLASDAASGVTGALIPVGGRV; this is encoded by the coding sequence ATGCAAGGCAAGGTTCTGGTCGTGACAGGCGCGCGCGGCGCGCTCGGCAAGGTCGTCGTGGAGATCGCGAAGTCGCGCGGCGCGCGCGTTGCCGGCATCGATCACGCGCCGTCGCAAGAGCCCGCAACGCCTGAAAACGTCGAGATCGGCGGTGTCGATCTCTCCGAGGCGGCGCAGGCGAAGACGGCGGTCGAGGCGGCGGTAAAGCACTTCGGCAAGCTCGATGCGCTGATCAACATTGCCGGCGGCTTTTCCTTCGAGACCGTCGGCGACGGGGATGTTGCGACGTGGCAGCGCATGCATGCGCTGAACGTCCTGACCGCACTCAACACCTGCCGCGCCGCGCTGCCGCACCTCGCCGCGTCCAGCGCCGGCCGCATCGTCAACATCGGCGCGATGGGCGCGCTGCAGGCTGGGAGCGGCATGGGCCCCTACGCCGCCTCGAAGGCCGGCGTGCATCGCCTCACCGAGGCCCTCGCCAATGAGTGGAAGGGCAAGGTGACTGTGAATGCGGTGCTGCCCTCGATCATCGACACCAAGGCCAATCGCGCCGACATGCCGAAGGCCGATTTCTCCAAATGGGTGACGCCGCAGGAACTCGTCGAAGTCATCCTGTTCCTCGCCAGCGACGCCGCAAGCGGCGTCACCGGCGCGCTGATTCCGGTGGGCGGACGGGTGTGA
- a CDS encoding tyrosine-protein phosphatase produces MSDSFARHLALQGASNFRDLGGYPTTDGRTTRWRHIFRSNHLGQLTPADVEIIRALGVRSAFDFRGREERAAGVCVVNEITVHSLPIEPTVVAALRAELARGRLTAPVALELMRESYRNYVRHNTHSFRSLFGHLLEDHAPLVIHCTAGKDRTGFASALILHALGVPDDIIAEDYLLTNQHYKRDATAAIDLPEDVRNAIGAVEASYLAAAFEAVGQDYGDVETYLRDALKLGAAEREALKARYLQS; encoded by the coding sequence ATGTCAGACTCCTTTGCCCGCCATCTCGCCCTGCAAGGCGCCAGCAATTTTCGCGATCTCGGCGGCTATCCGACCACCGACGGCCGCACCACGCGCTGGCGGCACATCTTCCGCTCCAACCACCTCGGCCAGCTCACACCAGCCGACGTCGAGATCATCCGGGCGCTGGGGGTGCGAAGCGCATTCGATTTTCGTGGGCGCGAGGAGCGCGCCGCCGGCGTCTGCGTCGTCAACGAGATCACGGTTCACTCGCTGCCGATCGAGCCGACGGTGGTCGCTGCGCTACGCGCCGAGCTCGCGAGGGGCAGGCTGACGGCACCGGTCGCGTTGGAGCTGATGCGCGAATCCTATCGCAACTATGTTCGCCACAACACGCACAGCTTTCGCAGCCTGTTCGGCCACCTCCTGGAGGACCACGCTCCGCTCGTGATCCATTGCACGGCCGGCAAGGACCGCACCGGCTTTGCCAGCGCGCTGATCCTGCATGCGCTCGGCGTGCCCGACGATATCATTGCCGAGGATTATCTGCTCACCAATCAACACTACAAGCGCGACGCCACGGCGGCCATCGACCTGCCTGAGGATGTCCGCAATGCCATCGGCGCCGTCGAGGCCTCTTACCTCGCAGCTGCGTTCGAAGCCGTCGGCCAGGACTATGGCGATGTCGAAACCTATTTGCGTGACGCCCTCAAGCTCGGCGCGGCGGAGCGCGAGGCGCTGAAGGCGCGCTATCTGCAATCATAG